The Anaerolineae bacterium genomic sequence TCCTTTCTAACGAGCAAAGACCTTCGCAGACTGGGGCCAAAGGCTACGGAGCAGACTGTAAGGGAACGGGTACGTCCGTAATATAATACATTTTAAGGGTTTGCGCAAGTGAGTTATTTTTGACCAAGAAGCTGATACATCTGTCCGGCTCCTCATGTCAGCAAGAAGCCCTCGCCCAGCGGATCTTCCGGGTCCACCACGAAGGTATGAAATCCGGTGATATAGGCGGAGCCCTTGATGCGGGGGATGACCGCATCAAAAGGCCCCACCTTCGTCT encodes the following:
- a CDS encoding proline racemase family protein encodes the protein TKVGPFDAVIPRIKGSAYITGFHTFVVDPEDPLGEGFLLT